The following is a genomic window from Ethanoligenens harbinense YUAN-3.
TGCTTCAAAGTCGATGGAAATGTCATGGAGGATCTCTCTATGGTCAGCCGTATAACAGACTCCCTGAAGCGCCAGATGAGCCAATTTCAGCACCCGCCTCCTGGTAATTTCATACCCGTGATTGCTTTCATTATATCGTGTTTGATTTTGGCGCGCAATGGCAGGATTGCCTCCCTGTTTGCAAGACGGAGACAAGCGGCCGCAGCGTGTGGGAAGTAGAAAATACAACAAGTATAAAAACCGATGTTTTCCCGATTGGCTTTGACACGAAACGGGCGCCATCCAGGCGCCCGTTCTTACGGTCTTTGTTCTATTGGCCGGCCGGTCTGCGGCTGCGGCAGGGGGTACGGACGTTTTTTATTAGCCGTTGGTTTCATCCGGATATCCGTCGGGGTTGTTGGATTGCCACGCCCACAGGTCGCGGCACATTTCGTCGATTCCCTTTTCGGTTTTCCAGCCCAGGTCGCGCAAGGCTTTGGAGGGGTCTGCATAGTTTTCAGCTACATCGCCGGCCCGGCGGGGTGCAAACGCATACGGGATAGTTTTGCCGCACGCCTTTTCAAACGCGGCGACCACCTGAAGGACACTGTAGCCCACACCCGTGCCGAGATTGTAGATATGCACACCGGATTCGATTGCTTTTTTCAGCGCGCAGACGTGCCCTTTCGCCAGATCGACCACGTGGATGTAATCCCGTACGCCGGTGCCGTCCGGGGTGGGGTAGTCGTTTCCGAACACCTTGAGTTCTTTCAGTTTGCCGGTGGCCACCTGCGCAATGTAGGGTGTGAGGTTGTTTGGAATGCCCTTGGGATATTCGCCGATCAGCCCGCTTTCATGCGCGCCGATGGGGTTGAAATACCGCAGCAGCACAACGCTCCAGCGTGCATCCGCGGTAAAGATATCCCGTAGGATCTCTTCGGTCATCAGTTTGGTGCGGCCATACGGGTTGGTGGCCGAAAGCGGAAAATCTTCCGTGATGGGCACTGTTTTGGGGACGCCGTATACGGTGGCGGAGGAACTGAAGATGATGCTGCGCACCCCTGCTTCCTGCATGGCCCGGCAAAGCGTTATTACCCCGCCGATGTTGTTTTCATAGTAGAGCAGCGGCTTCTGTACCGATTCGCCCACGGCTTTGAGGCCCGCGAAATGGATGACGACGTCGATGGAATGTTTCTCAAAGATGGATTTGAGCAGCGCGGCATCACGCACGTCGCCCTCGTAAAAGACCGGTTTTCGTCCGGTGATCTTTTCCACACGGTTCAGCGCTTCTTTTTTGCTGTTGTACAGATTGTCGATCACGACCACGTCGT
Proteins encoded in this region:
- the galE gene encoding UDP-glucose 4-epimerase GalE, with protein sequence MTILVTGGAGYIGSHTCVELLESGHDVVVIDNLYNSKKEALNRVEKITGRKPVFYEGDVRDAALLKSIFEKHSIDVVIHFAGLKAVGESVQKPLLYYENNIGGVITLCRAMQEAGVRSIIFSSSATVYGVPKTVPITEDFPLSATNPYGRTKLMTEEILRDIFTADARWSVVLLRYFNPIGAHESGLIGEYPKGIPNNLTPYIAQVATGKLKELKVFGNDYPTPDGTGVRDYIHVVDLAKGHVCALKKAIESGVHIYNLGTGVGYSVLQVVAAFEKACGKTIPYAFAPRRAGDVAENYADPSKALRDLGWKTEKGIDEMCRDLWAWQSNNPDGYPDETNG